A genomic region of Streptomyces sp. R33 contains the following coding sequences:
- a CDS encoding carbon-nitrogen family hydrolase: MRASLIQIAVTDGESVASRRARVADLVRDQAGSDLVVLPELWTVGAFAYEQFETEAEPLDGPTYEVMSKAARDAGVWLHAGSVVERAGDGSLYNTALVLSPSGELAATYRKIHRFGFDQGEAVLMTAGDSLTTVTLPEQTLGIATCYDLRFPELFRGLVDAGATTMVVAAGWPARRRAHWTLLNRARAVEDQSYVLACGLAGTHAGVEQAGHSLVVDPWGEVLAEAGPGEDVLTVDLDPAKVTETRDQFPALKDRRLGR; the protein is encoded by the coding sequence GTGCGCGCCTCGCTGATCCAAATCGCGGTGACCGACGGGGAGTCGGTCGCCTCCCGACGTGCCCGGGTGGCCGATCTCGTACGGGATCAGGCCGGCTCGGATCTGGTCGTCCTGCCCGAACTGTGGACGGTGGGTGCCTTCGCGTACGAGCAGTTCGAGACCGAGGCCGAGCCGCTGGACGGCCCGACGTACGAGGTGATGTCCAAGGCGGCTCGCGACGCCGGGGTCTGGCTGCACGCCGGATCGGTCGTGGAGCGCGCGGGCGACGGCTCGCTCTACAACACCGCCCTCGTCCTCTCCCCGTCCGGCGAGCTGGCCGCCACGTACCGCAAGATCCACCGCTTCGGCTTCGACCAGGGCGAGGCCGTGCTGATGACGGCCGGCGACTCCCTGACCACCGTGACCCTGCCGGAGCAGACCCTCGGCATCGCCACCTGCTACGACCTGCGCTTCCCCGAGCTGTTCCGCGGCCTGGTCGACGCCGGGGCCACGACGATGGTCGTGGCCGCGGGCTGGCCGGCCCGCCGCCGCGCCCACTGGACCCTGCTGAACCGGGCGCGGGCCGTGGAGGACCAGTCGTACGTCCTGGCCTGCGGGCTGGCCGGTACGCACGCCGGCGTCGAGCAGGCCGGGCACAGCCTGGTGGTGGACCCCTGGGGCGAGGTCCTGGCCGAGGCGGGCCCCGGCGAGGACGTCCTCACGGTCGACCTGGACCCGGCAAAGGTCACCGAGACCCGCGACCAGTTCCCGGCCCTGAAGGACCGCCGCCTGGGACGCTGA
- a CDS encoding maleylpyruvate isomerase family mycothiol-dependent enzyme, giving the protein MTVQPHPSLQPYADAWTHSIEAISELVLPLTEGEWNRATPCPGWSVRDVVSHIIGIECEQLGDPRPIHTVARDLRHVVDEFTRYMEVQVDVRRHHTAPEMTSELEYTIIRRSRQLRNEKRDPDTMVRGPLGDQVTLELALRLRAFDVWIHEQDLRAALGAPGNWDSPGAYVARDILLAGLPKVVAKLAGAPANSAVVIDVHGPVEFMRTVRVDAEGRGTVDGTPSLGPAVTLTMDWETYVRLAAGRVRPGAVADRVKTEGDPELAAAILANFAVTP; this is encoded by the coding sequence TTGACCGTCCAGCCGCATCCCAGCCTCCAGCCCTATGCCGACGCGTGGACGCACTCCATCGAGGCGATATCCGAGCTGGTCCTCCCCCTGACGGAGGGCGAGTGGAACCGGGCGACGCCGTGCCCCGGCTGGTCCGTCCGTGATGTGGTGTCACACATCATCGGCATCGAGTGCGAGCAGCTCGGGGACCCGCGGCCGATCCACACCGTGGCGCGGGACCTGCGGCACGTGGTCGACGAGTTCACCCGGTACATGGAGGTGCAGGTCGACGTCCGGCGCCACCACACCGCGCCGGAGATGACCTCGGAGCTCGAGTACACGATCATCCGGCGGTCGCGACAGCTGCGCAACGAGAAGCGGGATCCGGACACCATGGTGCGGGGGCCGCTGGGCGACCAGGTGACGCTGGAGCTCGCGCTGCGGCTGCGGGCGTTCGACGTGTGGATCCACGAGCAGGACCTGCGGGCGGCGCTGGGCGCGCCGGGGAACTGGGACTCGCCGGGGGCGTACGTGGCGCGGGACATCCTGCTGGCCGGGCTGCCGAAGGTGGTCGCGAAGCTGGCGGGTGCGCCGGCGAACTCCGCGGTGGTGATCGACGTCCACGGCCCGGTGGAGTTCATGCGGACGGTACGGGTGGACGCGGAGGGGCGCGGGACGGTGGACGGGACGCCGTCGCTGGGCCCGGCGGTGACGCTGACGATGGACTGGGAGACGTACGTCCGCCTCGCGGCGGGGCGCGTCCGGCCGGGCGCCGTCGCGGACCGGGTGAAGACGGAGGGCGACCCGGAGCTGGCCGCGGCCATCCTGGCGAACTTCGCCGTCACCCCCTAG
- a CDS encoding helix-turn-helix domain-containing protein translates to MSAAAVPAPERLDWFTDVIAQELVPTAIRSERVRDFWAEASVLDLGGVQVSSFEFSSLRSQRTAAHVRRSDPEQYQLGLVTTGAMSLAQNRGESGLFTGDLVLWDTSLPMESVAVPDVEAGRVRAIILSFPREAMPLRGARVERLLAQRIAGGYGMGAILAQYMKSLAAHAADCGPAELARLGTVAHDLVGACLAGQLGVQDELSPEARTRALLERIEVFVDHNLGDPELTPSAVAARHGISLRRLQQLFRDRGETVAAGIRRRRLERCRADLANPGLFGSPVHTVARRWGFTNASVFSRAFREAYGTSPTEFRHQAVQDALALALARNINEPCAPGTPGGVVRP, encoded by the coding sequence ATGTCGGCTGCGGCGGTACCGGCGCCGGAGCGGCTCGACTGGTTCACCGATGTGATCGCGCAGGAGCTCGTGCCCACGGCGATCCGCAGTGAACGCGTCCGGGACTTCTGGGCCGAGGCGTCCGTCCTGGACCTGGGCGGGGTGCAGGTGTCGTCGTTCGAGTTCAGCTCGCTGCGCTCGCAGCGCACCGCGGCCCACGTACGGCGCAGCGATCCCGAGCAGTACCAGCTGGGGCTCGTGACCACCGGGGCGATGTCGCTCGCGCAGAACCGGGGCGAGTCGGGTCTGTTCACCGGGGACCTGGTGCTCTGGGACACCTCACTGCCGATGGAGTCGGTGGCCGTCCCGGACGTGGAGGCGGGCCGGGTCCGGGCGATCATCCTGTCCTTCCCGCGCGAGGCGATGCCGCTCCGCGGTGCCCGGGTCGAACGGCTGCTGGCGCAGCGGATCGCGGGCGGGTACGGCATGGGGGCGATCCTCGCCCAGTACATGAAGTCGCTGGCGGCGCACGCGGCCGACTGCGGGCCGGCGGAGCTGGCCCGGCTGGGCACGGTCGCCCACGACCTGGTCGGCGCCTGCCTGGCCGGGCAGCTCGGCGTGCAGGACGAGCTGTCGCCCGAAGCCCGCACCCGTGCCCTGCTGGAGCGGATCGAGGTCTTCGTCGACCACAACCTCGGCGATCCGGAGCTGACGCCGTCGGCCGTCGCAGCCCGGCACGGCATCTCGCTGCGCCGTCTGCAGCAGCTGTTCCGGGACCGGGGCGAAACGGTGGCGGCCGGGATCCGGCGGCGCCGGCTGGAGCGGTGCCGGGCCGATCTCGCGAACCCCGGGCTGTTCGGCAGTCCCGTCCACACCGTGGCGCGGCGGTGGGGGTTCACCAACGCGTCCGTGTTCAGCAGGGCGTTCCGGGAGGCGTACGGAACGAGCCCCACCGAGTTCCGGCACCAGGCGGTTCAGGACGCGCTCGCGCTTGCGCTTGCGCGCAACATCAACGAGCCCTGCGCACCAGGCACACCCGGGGGCGTCGTGCGGCCGTAG
- a CDS encoding nitrate/nitrite transporter yields MTGDPRGGRAAVAVWSIGVAVYFVAVIFRTSLGVAGLEAADRFHVNASALSTFSLLQLLVYAGMQIPVGLLVDRLGTKKVLTLGAVLFTAGQIGFALAPSYGMALAARALLGCGDAMTFISVLRLGTRWFPARRGPLMAQLAGLVGMAGNLVSTLVLAPVLHGVGWVPAFAGSAVAGVAVLIPLVLFLKDHPEGHEPASAPSGDGGFVRRQIRDSWKEPGTRLGLWVHFTTQFPAMVFLLLWGMPFLVEDQGLARTTAAGLLTLVVASNMCFGLLYGQLIGRRQSARIPLALGTIALTAVLWASVLAYPAPHAPMWLLVTLCAVLGTCGPASMIGFDFARPANPAERQGTASGITNMGGFLASMTTLLAVGLLLDATGDDYRIAFSSVFAVQLLGLTQILRLHPAALRAERTGLQTAPPTTELTESSPAGV; encoded by the coding sequence ATGACCGGTGATCCGCGGGGCGGCCGCGCGGCGGTGGCGGTCTGGTCCATAGGCGTCGCGGTCTACTTCGTCGCGGTGATCTTCCGTACCAGCCTGGGCGTGGCCGGCCTGGAGGCGGCGGACCGCTTCCACGTCAACGCCTCCGCCCTCTCGACGTTCTCTCTCCTCCAGCTCCTGGTCTACGCGGGCATGCAGATCCCGGTCGGCCTGCTGGTGGACCGGCTCGGCACCAAGAAGGTGCTGACGCTGGGCGCGGTCCTCTTCACGGCCGGCCAGATCGGCTTCGCGCTCGCGCCGTCGTACGGGATGGCCCTCGCCGCGCGCGCCCTGCTCGGCTGCGGCGACGCGATGACCTTCATCTCCGTGCTGCGGCTGGGCACCCGGTGGTTCCCGGCCCGGCGCGGCCCGCTGATGGCGCAGCTGGCGGGCCTGGTCGGCATGGCCGGCAACCTGGTCTCCACGCTGGTGCTGGCCCCCGTCCTGCACGGGGTCGGCTGGGTCCCGGCGTTCGCGGGCAGCGCGGTGGCGGGCGTGGCGGTCCTGATCCCCCTCGTCCTCTTCCTCAAGGACCACCCGGAGGGCCACGAACCGGCGTCGGCACCGTCCGGGGACGGGGGCTTCGTACGGCGCCAGATACGGGACTCCTGGAAGGAACCCGGGACCCGGCTGGGCCTGTGGGTGCACTTCACGACCCAGTTCCCGGCGATGGTGTTCCTGCTGCTGTGGGGGATGCCGTTCCTGGTCGAGGACCAAGGGCTGGCGCGGACCACCGCGGCCGGGCTGCTGACGCTGGTGGTGGCCTCGAACATGTGCTTCGGGCTCCTCTACGGCCAGCTGATCGGCCGCCGCCAGTCGGCCAGGATCCCCCTGGCGCTCGGCACGATCGCCTTGACGGCGGTGCTGTGGGCCTCGGTCCTGGCCTACCCCGCCCCCCACGCCCCGATGTGGCTCCTCGTCACGCTGTGCGCGGTCCTGGGCACGTGCGGCCCGGCGTCGATGATCGGCTTCGACTTCGCCCGCCCGGCGAACCCGGCGGAACGCCAGGGCACCGCGTCGGGCATCACCAACATGGGCGGCTTCCTGGCGTCGATGACCACCCTGCTGGCGGTCGGCCTCCTGCTGGACGCCACCGGCGACGACTACCGGATCGCCTTCTCGTCGGTCTTCGCGGTCCAACTGCTGGGCCTGACCCAAATCCTCCGCCTCCACCCGGCGGCCCTGCGAGCGGAACGCACGGGCCTGCAGACGGCTCCGCCCACGACGGAACTCACCGAATCCAGCCCCGCCGGCGTTTGA
- a CDS encoding GntR family transcriptional regulator — MPPAAPAAPPAATAAERVYRHVKQAVLMDRRYEGGTLLTEGELADAVGVSRTPVREALLRLETEGLLKLYPKKGALVLPVSAQEITDVIETRLLVEEFTVRRAVPAPPGLLERLAELLEEQRRHAAEGDLAAMMAADRGFHAEIVQSAGNAILSRLYDQLRDRQLRMGVALLHAHPERVERTLAEHAEILAALRAGDAETAAAAVRGHVGRVEALVRGAGTSRHDR; from the coding sequence ATGCCGCCAGCCGCGCCCGCCGCCCCACCCGCTGCCACTGCCGCAGAACGCGTCTACCGACACGTCAAGCAGGCCGTACTGATGGACCGCCGCTACGAGGGCGGCACCCTCCTCACCGAGGGCGAACTCGCCGACGCCGTCGGGGTGTCGCGTACGCCGGTCCGCGAGGCGCTGCTGCGGCTGGAGACCGAGGGGCTGCTGAAGCTGTACCCGAAGAAGGGCGCGCTGGTGCTGCCGGTCTCCGCGCAGGAGATCACCGACGTCATCGAAACCCGGCTGCTGGTCGAGGAGTTCACCGTACGCAGGGCCGTGCCAGCGCCGCCCGGCCTGCTGGAGCGGCTCGCCGAACTGCTGGAGGAGCAGCGCCGGCACGCGGCCGAGGGCGACCTCGCCGCGATGATGGCCGCCGACCGGGGCTTCCACGCCGAGATCGTGCAGAGCGCCGGGAACGCGATCCTCTCCCGCCTCTACGACCAGCTCCGCGACCGCCAGCTGCGGATGGGCGTGGCCCTGCTGCACGCACACCCCGAGCGCGTGGAGCGGACGCTGGCCGAGCACGCGGAGATCCTGGCGGCGCTGCGGGCCGGGGACGCGGAGACCGCGGCCGCCGCCGTACGGGGCCACGTGGGCCGGGTCGAGGCGCTGGTGCGGGGCGCGGGCACGAGCCGTCATGACCGGTGA
- a CDS encoding DUF418 domain-containing protein: MAHTTLVAPAATSTRLPLLDVLRGAAILGTLMTNVWIFASPGSEWGVLQGGLDLPDPVADPVAATIAETVFRFLADGKFLSLLTILFGVGLAIQYDSAVRRGEPWPGRYPRRAAFLFLEGTVHFVLIFAWDVLMGYAVTALLVAWLLARSEKVRRVAMWTAGGVHLTLIGLLTLGNLAEPESGPPQAPDPAAVRLYAHGGYPEQIAFRLGHALALRIEPVFSFGLLVFLFLLGVRLYRAGAFGQSAEGRRIRVRMAGWGLGLGLPLGAAAALGGADFFALGRYGIAPLIAVGYIGLIGCALDRFRVPGAGALGGVGRTALSCYVGQNLLCMLLCYGIGLGLADRLGGSGPWWVMGLWAAVSLVLAAGSRLWLRRFDRGPLEAVQHWALSPRGPRS; the protein is encoded by the coding sequence ATGGCCCACACGACCCTCGTCGCCCCCGCGGCGACCTCGACCCGGCTCCCGCTCCTCGACGTCCTGCGCGGCGCCGCCATCCTCGGCACGCTCATGACCAACGTCTGGATCTTCGCCTCCCCCGGTTCCGAATGGGGCGTGCTCCAGGGCGGCCTGGACCTGCCCGACCCGGTCGCCGACCCGGTCGCCGCCACCATCGCCGAGACCGTGTTCCGGTTCCTCGCCGACGGGAAGTTCCTGTCCCTCCTGACGATCCTGTTCGGGGTGGGCCTGGCCATCCAGTACGACTCCGCCGTGCGCCGTGGCGAGCCGTGGCCCGGGCGCTACCCGCGGCGGGCCGCGTTCCTCTTCCTGGAGGGGACCGTTCACTTCGTCCTGATCTTCGCCTGGGACGTGCTGATGGGGTACGCCGTCACCGCCCTGCTGGTGGCCTGGCTGCTGGCCCGCTCCGAGAAGGTGCGGCGCGTGGCGATGTGGACCGCGGGCGGGGTGCACCTGACGCTGATCGGCCTCCTGACGCTCGGGAACCTGGCCGAGCCGGAATCCGGGCCGCCGCAGGCCCCGGATCCGGCCGCGGTCCGGCTGTACGCCCACGGCGGCTACCCCGAGCAGATCGCGTTCCGGCTCGGCCACGCCCTCGCCCTGCGCATCGAGCCCGTCTTCTCCTTCGGGCTCCTGGTCTTCCTGTTCCTGCTGGGGGTCCGGCTGTACCGCGCCGGGGCCTTCGGGCAGAGCGCCGAGGGGCGCCGGATCCGGGTCCGGATGGCCGGATGGGGGCTCGGCCTCGGACTGCCGCTGGGCGCCGCCGCGGCGCTCGGGGGCGCCGACTTCTTCGCCCTGGGCCGGTACGGCATCGCCCCGCTGATCGCCGTCGGGTACATCGGCCTGATCGGCTGCGCCCTGGACCGGTTCCGGGTCCCCGGGGCCGGGGCCCTGGGCGGCGTCGGGCGGACCGCGCTGTCCTGCTACGTCGGCCAGAACCTGCTCTGCATGCTGCTCTGCTACGGCATCGGGCTGGGCCTCGCCGACCGGCTGGGCGGGAGCGGGCCCTGGTGGGTGATGGGCCTGTGGGCGGCGGTGAGCCTCGTCCTGGCCGCCGGCTCCCGGCTCTGGCTGCGCCGCTTCGACCGGGGCCCGCTGGAGGCCGTACAGCACTGGGCGCTCAGCCCGCGTGGGCCGCGCTCGTGA
- a CDS encoding protease inhibitor I42 family protein — protein MEVRKVALGAGESYELRLTGRGARGYVWTWQVTGDADAVSVSEVSEAPPPAEVLPGAPLERTYAVRGRCPGGRARIRFAQIRPPYPQEAPYDEFVLEVEVTSAAHAG, from the coding sequence GTGGAAGTGCGCAAGGTCGCCCTCGGCGCCGGTGAGTCGTACGAGCTGCGGCTCACCGGGCGCGGGGCGCGCGGGTACGTGTGGACCTGGCAGGTCACGGGGGACGCGGACGCCGTCTCCGTGAGCGAGGTCAGCGAGGCCCCGCCGCCCGCGGAGGTCCTCCCCGGCGCCCCGCTGGAGCGCACGTACGCCGTCCGGGGCCGCTGCCCGGGCGGGCGGGCCCGGATCCGCTTCGCGCAGATCCGGCCGCCGTACCCGCAGGAGGCCCCGTACGACGAGTTCGTGCTGGAGGTGGAGGTCACGAGCGCGGCCCACGCGGGCTGA
- a CDS encoding C1 family peptidase, protein MPEQSVEPESDSVQTVGELRAQLVEHGARWSVIEHLADEEAVPRPSLGLEPGANLTSAEEAGVIDLRGLIGHESGNPHLTRRRAAHGLLPGAQRGAVAGARPATVDWRSRWGWPWITKVKDQNPCGSCWAFGAAGLVESMARIEHNVWAERSEGDVHDGLKFTCGQGSNPETALDWVKTNGGLADPDCWPYSPPPSTVPADRRDAWRAEYTPSWDRSGRTVRITDYVRLGDVEQQKVWLDTVGPLTACFDVYDDFFGLGSGVYHRTSDRLAGGHCVLIVGYDDAAGCWLFKNSWGPGYHVGGYGRIAYGEVNIDHWAKCGLRGTNIDPWSKRRLHTGNVYESGNGRAHRNFEMLATAGGGRLQHWWREGDAPFPWARAQSYANDASGQPAFTGTTYNRNMESLHVTTGGRLRHWYYEQSAGVWRDGGAFGPGDAAIGSTPAFIQSDYGKPGNFEAVVRTADGRLNHWWRINGAPWTWNDGGRFASGIAHFGPALVQTRSRHLDLVATRTDGRMQLWWRDDPNGFAWRPGEVFGSGITSAPCLIEAQYGAADEDTAGNYELCAVVAGGRIEHWWRGNASGSAWSRSAVFGHDALAVTGMLQGSFGFNLEVIVLRTDRQLQHYWRDGAGWHEGPVIGPA, encoded by the coding sequence ATGCCGGAGCAGTCTGTCGAGCCTGAGTCCGATTCTGTCCAGACGGTGGGGGAGCTGCGCGCGCAACTCGTGGAGCACGGAGCGCGCTGGTCCGTCATCGAGCACCTCGCCGACGAGGAGGCCGTGCCCCGGCCCTCCCTCGGCCTGGAACCCGGGGCGAACCTCACGTCCGCCGAAGAAGCAGGAGTCATCGACCTGCGGGGGCTCATCGGGCACGAGAGCGGCAATCCGCATCTCACCCGCCGCCGCGCCGCCCACGGGCTGCTGCCCGGCGCGCAACGAGGGGCGGTCGCCGGAGCGCGCCCCGCCACCGTCGACTGGCGGAGCCGCTGGGGCTGGCCCTGGATCACCAAGGTCAAGGACCAGAACCCGTGCGGCTCCTGCTGGGCCTTCGGGGCCGCGGGCCTCGTCGAGTCCATGGCCCGCATCGAGCACAACGTCTGGGCGGAGCGGTCCGAGGGGGACGTCCACGACGGTCTGAAGTTCACCTGCGGCCAGGGCTCCAACCCCGAGACCGCCCTCGACTGGGTCAAGACCAACGGCGGTCTCGCCGATCCGGACTGCTGGCCCTACTCCCCGCCCCCCTCCACCGTTCCCGCCGACCGCCGCGATGCCTGGCGCGCCGAGTACACGCCCAGCTGGGACCGGTCCGGCCGCACCGTCCGGATCACCGACTACGTCCGCCTCGGCGACGTCGAGCAGCAGAAGGTCTGGCTCGACACCGTCGGGCCGCTGACCGCCTGCTTCGACGTGTACGACGACTTCTTCGGCCTCGGCTCGGGTGTCTACCACCGCACCAGCGACCGCCTCGCGGGCGGCCACTGCGTGCTGATCGTCGGCTACGACGACGCCGCCGGCTGCTGGCTGTTCAAGAACTCCTGGGGGCCGGGCTACCACGTCGGCGGGTACGGGCGCATCGCCTACGGCGAGGTCAACATCGACCACTGGGCCAAGTGCGGCCTGCGCGGCACCAACATCGACCCGTGGAGCAAGCGCCGTCTGCACACCGGCAACGTCTACGAGAGCGGCAACGGCCGCGCCCACCGCAACTTCGAGATGCTCGCCACCGCAGGCGGCGGCCGCCTCCAGCACTGGTGGCGCGAGGGCGACGCCCCCTTCCCGTGGGCCCGCGCCCAGTCGTACGCGAACGACGCCTCCGGCCAGCCCGCCTTCACCGGGACCACCTACAACCGCAACATGGAGTCCCTGCACGTGACCACCGGCGGCCGGCTGCGCCACTGGTACTACGAGCAGTCCGCGGGCGTCTGGCGCGACGGCGGCGCCTTCGGGCCGGGCGACGCGGCGATCGGCTCGACCCCGGCGTTCATCCAGAGCGACTACGGCAAGCCGGGCAACTTCGAGGCGGTCGTCCGCACCGCCGACGGCCGCCTGAACCACTGGTGGCGGATCAACGGCGCCCCCTGGACCTGGAACGACGGCGGCCGTTTCGCCTCGGGCATCGCCCATTTCGGGCCCGCCCTCGTCCAGACCCGCAGCCGCCACCTCGACCTCGTCGCCACCCGTACGGACGGCCGCATGCAGCTGTGGTGGCGCGACGACCCGAACGGGTTCGCCTGGCGCCCCGGGGAGGTCTTCGGCAGCGGGATCACCTCCGCGCCCTGCCTGATCGAGGCGCAGTACGGAGCGGCCGACGAGGACACCGCCGGGAACTACGAGCTGTGCGCGGTCGTGGCCGGCGGCCGCATCGAGCACTGGTGGCGGGGCAACGCGTCCGGCTCCGCCTGGAGCCGCAGCGCCGTGTTCGGTCACGACGCGCTCGCCGTCACCGGGATGCTCCAGGGCAGTTTCGGGTTCAACCTGGAGGTCATCGTCCTGCGCACGGACCGGCAGCTGCAGCACTACTGGCGGGACGGCGCGGGCTGGCACGAGGGGCCGGTGATCGGCCCCGCCTGA
- a CDS encoding MFS transporter, translated as MDDSPEAQAQARVKAQAHAHAEPLAAPPPRNTWARFAILGALQLMLNASVSVTFAAGPAMQRELGLSRIDLIIDSAAYGLAFSGLLLLGGRLTDRIGQRRLFTRGTALFAVASLAAALAPSSHTVLAARFLQGCGAALAAPAAMALLRVVFPEGKARATALARWGLLASLGAAVGIVLSGALVAWLNWRWSFGLLAAAAAAVLALTPRSLPAGPAPVRVPVDLLGAVLGTLALSTLGYGFVMVGPHGWAAPQVLAPLALGAVLLAVFVAAQQRVRAPLLPPGFLASRYRATALVCALLGPAIGASTAFLLALYFQQVRGYSALQNALAFIPYSAMLLGVGFVAGRIVARLGIRAVAVGGLAVIAAGLFLIGGVGLRTGSTPWVLSGLVILSAGIGTLMSAAVPGAVSGVPEEQSALAGAVVNTAILAGPTISLALITSAADARTASLLAAGDPAAATGGYAFAFEAACAVFLLAIGLALYGLAPARRDRRPRRGDRADRIAPSGPRAADRQAERSSTPA; from the coding sequence ATGGACGACTCCCCAGAGGCCCAGGCCCAGGCCCGGGTGAAGGCCCAGGCCCATGCACACGCCGAGCCCCTGGCCGCCCCGCCTCCGCGGAACACCTGGGCGCGGTTCGCGATCCTCGGCGCCCTGCAGCTCATGCTCAACGCCTCGGTGTCGGTGACGTTCGCCGCCGGTCCGGCCATGCAGCGGGAACTCGGCCTGAGCCGGATCGACCTCATCATCGACAGCGCCGCGTACGGCCTGGCCTTCAGCGGGCTGCTGCTGCTCGGCGGGCGGCTCACCGACCGGATCGGGCAGCGCCGGCTGTTCACGCGGGGCACGGCCCTGTTCGCCGTCGCCTCCCTCGCCGCGGCGCTGGCCCCCAGCTCGCACACCGTCCTCGCCGCCCGTTTCCTCCAGGGCTGCGGCGCCGCCCTCGCCGCCCCCGCGGCCATGGCCCTGCTGCGGGTCGTCTTCCCCGAAGGCAAGGCCAGGGCCACCGCGCTGGCCCGGTGGGGTCTGCTGGCCAGCCTGGGCGCCGCCGTCGGCATCGTGCTCAGCGGTGCGCTCGTCGCCTGGCTGAACTGGCGGTGGAGCTTCGGACTGCTCGCCGCCGCGGCCGCCGCCGTACTGGCCCTCACCCCCCGGTCGCTGCCGGCCGGGCCCGCGCCCGTACGGGTCCCCGTGGACCTCCTCGGCGCGGTACTCGGCACCCTCGCGCTCTCCACCCTCGGGTACGGCTTCGTGATGGTCGGGCCGCACGGCTGGGCCGCGCCGCAGGTCCTGGCCCCGCTCGCGCTCGGCGCGGTCCTGCTCGCCGTGTTCGTCGCCGCCCAGCAGCGCGTCCGCGCGCCCCTGCTGCCGCCCGGCTTCCTCGCCTCGCGCTACCGCGCGACCGCGCTGGTCTGCGCGCTGCTCGGCCCGGCGATCGGCGCGAGCACCGCCTTCCTGCTGGCCCTCTACTTCCAGCAGGTACGCGGCTATTCGGCGCTGCAGAACGCGCTGGCCTTCATCCCGTACAGCGCGATGCTGCTGGGTGTCGGCTTCGTCGCGGGCCGGATCGTCGCCCGTCTCGGCATCCGCGCGGTGGCGGTGGGGGGACTGGCGGTCATCGCCGCCGGCCTGTTCCTGATCGGCGGCGTGGGGCTGCGCACGGGCTCGACGCCGTGGGTCCTGTCGGGTCTGGTCATCCTGTCGGCCGGCATCGGCACGCTGATGTCCGCCGCGGTGCCGGGGGCCGTCAGCGGGGTCCCGGAGGAGCAGTCCGCCCTGGCCGGGGCGGTGGTCAACACGGCCATCCTGGCCGGGCCCACCATCAGCCTGGCCCTGATCACCTCGGCCGCGGACGCCCGGACGGCCTCCCTGCTGGCCGCCGGGGACCCGGCGGCCGCCACGGGCGGGTACGCGTTCGCCTTCGAGGCGGCCTGTGCGGTGTTCCTGCTGGCCATCGGCCTGGCGCTGTACGGGCTGGCGCCCGCCCGCCGAGACCGCCGACCCCGCCGGGGCGACCGGGCGGACCGGATCGCGCCGTCCGGCCCGAGGGCCGCCGACCGGCAGGCCGAGCGCTCCTCCACTCCGGCCTGA
- a CDS encoding NADPH:quinone reductase, whose amino-acid sequence MRAAFIEELGPAENIRYGEMAPPAPGPTDVLVEVEAVSVNPVDTFVRSGLFRTPVEFPFVIGRDLVGTVVSAGPGAAGFAPGDRVWCNSLGHGGRQGAAAEQAVVPSDRLYRLPAATDAAEAVAVVHPAGTAYLALFTHGRVRPGETVLIAGAAGNVGSALIVMAVEAGARVVATAAARDAEHCRALGAETVLDYGDPELTARIRESSPQGIDVHIDTSGTNDLAAAVGLLAPRGRIVLLAGARSQPVLPAGPLYMKDGSVVGFVISHATSAELAEAAVSINRLLANGKLRARSIERVPLSEAARTHRRIEDGELHGSRVVLLPKES is encoded by the coding sequence ATGCGTGCAGCTTTCATCGAAGAACTGGGCCCCGCCGAGAACATCCGCTACGGCGAGATGGCCCCTCCGGCCCCCGGCCCGACGGACGTCCTGGTCGAGGTCGAGGCGGTGTCCGTCAACCCGGTCGACACCTTCGTGCGGTCCGGGCTGTTCCGCACCCCCGTCGAGTTCCCCTTCGTGATCGGCCGCGACCTGGTGGGTACGGTCGTGTCCGCCGGCCCAGGCGCTGCGGGCTTCGCCCCCGGCGACCGCGTCTGGTGCAACAGCCTCGGCCACGGCGGCCGCCAGGGCGCCGCCGCCGAACAGGCCGTGGTCCCCTCTGACCGCCTCTACCGGCTGCCCGCCGCCACGGACGCCGCCGAGGCCGTCGCGGTCGTGCACCCCGCGGGCACCGCGTACCTCGCGCTGTTCACCCACGGCCGGGTCCGTCCCGGCGAGACCGTCCTCATCGCCGGCGCCGCCGGGAACGTGGGCAGCGCCTTGATCGTCATGGCCGTCGAAGCCGGCGCCCGGGTCGTCGCCACGGCCGCTGCGCGCGACGCCGAGCACTGCCGGGCGCTCGGAGCCGAGACCGTCCTCGACTACGGCGACCCCGAACTGACCGCCCGCATCCGGGAGTCCAGCCCGCAGGGCATCGACGTCCACATCGACACCTCGGGCACGAACGACCTGGCCGCCGCCGTCGGACTGCTCGCCCCCCGCGGGCGGATCGTGCTCCTCGCCGGCGCCCGCTCCCAGCCGGTCCTGCCCGCCGGTCCGCTCTACATGAAGGACGGCTCCGTCGTCGGCTTCGTGATCTCGCACGCCACCTCGGCCGAACTCGCCGAGGCTGCCGTCTCGATCAATCGCCTGCTGGCGAACGGCAAGCTGCGCGCCCGCTCCATCGAGCGGGTCCCCCTGTCGGAGGCGGCCCGTACGCACCGGCGCATCGAGGACGGCGAGCTGCACGGCAGCCGCGTGGTGTTGCTGCCGAAGGAATCCTGA